One window of Halopseudomonas maritima genomic DNA carries:
- a CDS encoding MucB/RseB C-terminal domain-containing protein has product MKWSRHLACCSAAVLMAAPLAQAKDAGQLLRGMADAVDQQSYQGAFVYERSGSFSTHHIWRQTDDDGVTERLLRADGEPQEWLRRDGRLQCASSYFAVSDWQGAASQAVDPARLQRWYALEVLGSTRVADRPVTVVALKPRDVFRYAYELYLDDETGLLLKSLLINERNVLLERFQFVDVNFSLPDDALEVGSRCLPLNAAQPEKLVDASDWQPGWLPPGYTAGDSMVRALASGEPAVMTRVYSDGLARFTVFVEPLGEERPADNLAAQLGPTVAISRRLQVEGQTYLATIVGEIPPATAERIAASFPHAAVSAEALP; this is encoded by the coding sequence GTGAAATGGTCGCGACACCTTGCCTGTTGTTCTGCCGCGGTGCTGATGGCAGCGCCGCTGGCTCAGGCCAAGGATGCAGGACAGTTGTTGCGCGGCATGGCCGACGCGGTTGATCAGCAAAGCTATCAGGGAGCGTTCGTTTACGAACGCTCCGGCAGTTTCAGTACCCACCATATCTGGCGTCAAACTGACGACGACGGCGTGACCGAACGTCTGCTCCGGGCTGATGGAGAGCCCCAGGAGTGGTTGCGCCGCGACGGTCGTTTGCAATGCGCCAGCTCCTATTTCGCGGTGTCCGACTGGCAGGGGGCTGCTTCTCAAGCGGTTGACCCGGCACGTCTGCAGCGCTGGTATGCGCTTGAGGTGCTGGGTAGTACGCGGGTGGCAGATCGTCCTGTCACCGTGGTGGCGCTCAAGCCCCGAGATGTCTTTCGTTATGCCTATGAACTGTATCTCGACGATGAAACCGGTCTGTTGCTCAAGTCATTGTTGATCAATGAGCGCAATGTGCTGCTCGAGCGCTTTCAGTTCGTCGATGTGAATTTCTCCTTGCCAGATGACGCGCTGGAGGTTGGTTCTCGCTGCCTGCCATTGAATGCTGCGCAGCCGGAAAAGCTCGTGGATGCCTCTGACTGGCAGCCAGGCTGGTTGCCGCCCGGCTACACCGCAGGTGACTCGATGGTGCGCGCTCTGGCGTCCGGTGAGCCAGCTGTGATGACCCGGGTGTACAGCGATGGCTTGGCGCGCTTTACCGTGTTCGTCGAGCCGCTGGGTGAGGAGCGCCCGGCGGACAATCTGGCGGCGCAACTCGGCCCGACAGTGGCGATCAGCCGGAGACTCCAGGTCGAGGGGCAGACCTATCTGGCCACGATCGTTGGTGAGATACCGCCAGCAACTGCTGAGCGCATCGCTGCTTCCTTTCCTCACGCCGCCGTTTCGGCAGAGGCGTTGCCGTGA
- a CDS encoding SoxR reducing system RseC family protein encodes MIEERGRVLSVEPGAVWVQTMRSSTCGSCAAKAGCGQGLLQRLGAGGRMGFVRALTERQWQVGDEVLIGVPEDALVRGALWVYLVPLALLFAAALAVQGIGGSEPQVILAALLGLSSGFVLVRWHGQRARHNPQLTPQVLRAASLDGVPLTNL; translated from the coding sequence GTGATTGAGGAGCGGGGGCGGGTGTTGAGTGTGGAGCCCGGCGCGGTCTGGGTGCAGACCATGCGCAGCAGCACCTGTGGAAGTTGCGCGGCCAAGGCTGGTTGCGGGCAGGGGTTGCTGCAACGACTGGGTGCCGGCGGGCGAATGGGGTTTGTACGGGCCCTGACGGAACGTCAGTGGCAGGTTGGGGATGAAGTGTTGATCGGCGTGCCCGAAGACGCCCTGGTGCGCGGCGCGCTCTGGGTTTATCTGGTGCCCTTGGCGTTGTTGTTTGCTGCCGCGCTGGCAGTGCAGGGGATAGGTGGCTCCGAGCCGCAGGTCATTTTGGCCGCGCTCCTCGGCCTGAGTTCAGGTTTTGTACTGGTCCGTTGGCATGGGCAGCGCGCCCGCCACAACCCGCAGCTGACGCCGCAGGTGCTACGCGCCGCCAGCCTCGATGGGGTGCCGCTGACGAACCTGTGA